One window of Klebsiella quasivariicola genomic DNA carries:
- a CDS encoding oligosaccharide MFS transporter — translation MTSGKRNYLLLSLFDFLYLFAWSSTMAFFVIWTTQHLGISATKTGLLYSVNAFIALLMQPFFGYISDKFGLKKRLIWLLVALLLPVGPFFIYVYAPLLVHNFWFGALLGGIYLGIIFNSGCGVIDSYIDKISRRYQFEYGRVRMWGSLGWAAAAWIVGKYIDSNPNLAFWLASLAIVIAAICFMLTKIELTDADVARSESLKVSHALELAKNGQFWMLLLFTLFVTQIYDTYDQQFAQYFSLQFPTPEEGNRWYGILASIQVCGETLFLCLMPWFVNRTGAKWALIIAGLIMSVRIVGSAVPLGPVWIGAVKMMHALEKPLILVSVFKFIAANFDHKLSSTVYLLVLFVASIATAIYSPLAGYLYDTIGFANTYLILGGIAGLFTLISIFTLQDKREPKKPDATPSDAVTSAQ, via the coding sequence ATGACGTCCGGTAAAAGAAACTACCTTCTGTTGAGTCTTTTCGATTTCCTCTACCTGTTCGCCTGGTCGTCGACCATGGCTTTCTTTGTCATCTGGACCACCCAGCATCTAGGTATCAGCGCGACGAAAACCGGCCTTCTCTATTCGGTGAATGCCTTCATCGCTCTGCTGATGCAGCCTTTCTTCGGCTACATTTCCGATAAGTTCGGCCTGAAAAAACGGCTTATCTGGCTGCTGGTGGCACTCCTACTGCCGGTGGGACCTTTCTTTATCTACGTCTACGCGCCGCTGCTGGTGCATAACTTCTGGTTCGGCGCCCTGCTCGGGGGGATCTATCTGGGGATTATTTTTAATTCCGGCTGTGGGGTGATCGACTCTTACATCGATAAGATTTCTCGCCGCTACCAGTTCGAATACGGTCGGGTGCGGATGTGGGGCTCGTTAGGCTGGGCGGCGGCAGCCTGGATTGTAGGTAAATATATCGACAGCAATCCTAATCTGGCCTTCTGGCTCGCCAGCCTCGCCATCGTCATCGCCGCCATCTGCTTTATGCTGACCAAAATTGAATTAACCGACGCCGATGTGGCGCGAAGCGAGTCGCTGAAGGTCTCCCATGCCCTTGAGCTGGCGAAGAATGGTCAGTTCTGGATGCTGCTGCTCTTTACCCTCTTCGTCACGCAAATTTACGACACTTACGATCAGCAATTTGCGCAATACTTCTCACTGCAGTTCCCGACGCCGGAGGAAGGCAACCGCTGGTACGGGATCCTCGCGTCCATTCAGGTCTGCGGCGAAACCCTGTTCCTCTGCCTGATGCCATGGTTTGTTAACCGGACCGGCGCTAAATGGGCGCTGATCATCGCCGGGTTAATCATGTCGGTACGTATCGTCGGGTCAGCCGTGCCCCTCGGCCCGGTGTGGATTGGTGCGGTGAAAATGATGCATGCCCTGGAGAAACCCTTAATTCTGGTGTCCGTCTTTAAATTCATCGCCGCCAACTTCGACCATAAACTCTCGTCAACCGTCTATTTACTGGTGCTGTTTGTCGCCTCGATCGCCACCGCCATCTACTCCCCGCTGGCAGGCTATCTGTACGATACCATTGGCTTCGCCAACACCTATCTGATCCTCGGCGGCATTGCCGGGCTCTTCACCCTGATCTCCATCTTCACCCTGCAGGATAAGCGCGAACCGAAAAAGCCCGACGCGACCCCCTCAGACGCCGTGACGTCGGCACAATAA
- a CDS encoding Kdo hydroxylase family protein — protein MTPISAPVAIATLPFSNLEIPPQPPQIQRSLEQGNVLYLPQLAFSLTAAEQGLLTPELVAPRRKNISYQPDSRTLKGVADQQKTAAVARLLARYHQMTLQLIDALLPGYGEALHHPQTSLRLHPITAWREKTSWRKDDSRLHVDAFPSRPVNGERILRVFCNIHPRGEPRTWRTGEHFDTLAARFLPQLKPWSPFGAWLQSALGITKTRRSHYDHLMLALHDAMKSAPEYQRQGVQQEIDFAAGSTWICFSDQTPHAAMRGQYLLEQTFLLPVSAMTNPHLSPLRVLETLLQKPLVARTR, from the coding sequence ATGACACCAATAAGTGCACCGGTGGCAATTGCCACCCTGCCGTTCAGTAATCTGGAGATCCCCCCGCAGCCGCCGCAGATCCAACGCTCCCTTGAGCAGGGGAATGTGCTCTATCTGCCGCAGCTGGCCTTTTCATTAACCGCGGCGGAGCAGGGGTTGCTCACGCCCGAGCTGGTCGCGCCGCGGCGCAAGAACATCAGTTATCAACCCGACTCGCGCACGCTCAAAGGCGTTGCCGATCAGCAAAAAACCGCCGCCGTCGCCCGGCTGCTGGCGCGTTATCATCAGATGACGCTGCAGCTGATCGACGCGTTATTGCCAGGCTATGGCGAGGCGTTGCACCATCCGCAAACCAGTCTGCGCCTGCATCCCATCACCGCCTGGCGGGAGAAGACCTCCTGGCGCAAAGATGACTCCCGTCTGCATGTGGATGCTTTTCCGTCACGACCGGTCAATGGTGAGCGTATTCTGCGCGTCTTTTGCAATATTCACCCCCGCGGCGAACCCCGCACCTGGCGAACGGGGGAGCATTTCGATACCCTCGCGGCGCGCTTCCTGCCGCAGCTGAAACCCTGGTCGCCGTTTGGCGCCTGGCTGCAGTCGGCCCTGGGGATCACCAAAACCCGGCGCAGCCATTACGATCATTTGATGCTGGCCCTGCACGATGCGATGAAAAGCGCCCCTGAGTACCAACGACAGGGGGTGCAGCAGGAGATCGACTTTGCCGCTGGCAGCACCTGGATCTGCTTTTCCGATCAGACCCCGCATGCGGCGATGCGCGGCCAGTATCTGCTTGAACAGACGTTCCTGCTGCCGGTAAGCGCGATGACTAACCCGCATCTTTCGCCGCTGCGGGTGCTGGAAACGCTCCTGCAAAAGCCGTTAGTGGCGCGCACCAGATAA
- the rimO gene encoding 30S ribosomal protein S12 methylthiotransferase RimO: MSNVTHQPKIGFVSLGCPKNLVDSERILTELRTEGYDVVPTYDNADMVIVNTCGFIDSAVQESLEAIGEALKENGKVIVTGCLGAKEDQIREVHPKVLEITGPHSYEQVLEHVHHYTPKPKHNPFLSLVPEQGVKLTPRHYAYLKISEGCNHRCTFCIIPSMRGDLVSRPIGEVLAEAKRLADAGVKELLVISQDTSAYGVDVKHRTGFHNGMPVKTSMVSLCEELAKLGIWVRLHYVYPYPHVDDVIPLMAEGKILPYLDIPLQHASPRILKLMKRPGSADRQLARIKQWREICPDLTLRSTFIVGFPGETEDDFQMLLDFLKEARLDRVGCFKYSPVEGATANELADQVPEEVKEERWNRFMQLQQQISAERLQEKVGREILVLVDEVDEEGAIGRSMADAPEIDGAVYLNGETRVKPGDVVRVKVEHADEYDLWGTRV; encoded by the coding sequence ATGAGCAATGTCACGCATCAGCCGAAAATCGGCTTCGTCTCCCTGGGCTGCCCGAAAAACCTCGTGGACTCAGAGCGTATCCTGACCGAACTGCGCACCGAAGGTTATGACGTCGTACCCACCTACGACAACGCCGATATGGTGATCGTTAACACCTGCGGCTTTATCGACAGCGCTGTGCAGGAATCGCTGGAAGCGATTGGCGAAGCGTTAAAAGAGAATGGCAAGGTGATCGTCACCGGCTGTCTCGGCGCGAAAGAGGATCAGATCCGCGAAGTACATCCGAAGGTGCTGGAGATCACCGGTCCGCACAGCTATGAGCAGGTGCTGGAGCACGTCCACCACTACACGCCGAAGCCGAAGCACAACCCGTTCCTGAGCCTGGTGCCGGAACAGGGCGTTAAGCTGACCCCGCGTCACTATGCCTACTTAAAAATCTCCGAAGGCTGCAATCATCGCTGCACCTTCTGCATTATTCCGTCTATGCGCGGCGACCTGGTGAGCCGTCCGATTGGCGAAGTGCTGGCGGAAGCCAAACGCCTTGCTGACGCAGGGGTGAAAGAGCTGCTGGTCATCTCGCAGGACACCTCCGCCTATGGCGTCGACGTTAAGCACCGCACCGGTTTCCACAATGGTATGCCGGTGAAGACCAGCATGGTCAGCCTGTGCGAAGAGCTGGCGAAGCTCGGCATCTGGGTGCGCCTGCACTATGTCTACCCGTACCCGCACGTTGACGATGTGATCCCGTTGATGGCGGAAGGCAAGATCCTGCCGTATCTCGATATTCCGCTGCAGCACGCCAGCCCGCGAATTCTGAAGCTGATGAAGCGTCCAGGCTCGGCGGATCGTCAACTGGCGCGTATCAAGCAGTGGCGCGAGATCTGCCCGGATCTGACCTTGCGTTCCACCTTCATTGTGGGCTTCCCGGGCGAAACGGAAGACGATTTCCAGATGCTGCTCGACTTCCTGAAAGAGGCGCGTCTCGACCGCGTCGGCTGCTTCAAATACAGCCCGGTTGAAGGCGCCACCGCCAATGAGCTGGCGGATCAGGTGCCGGAAGAGGTGAAAGAGGAGCGCTGGAACCGCTTTATGCAGCTGCAGCAGCAGATCTCTGCCGAGCGTCTGCAGGAAAAAGTGGGTCGCGAAATCCTGGTGCTGGTGGATGAAGTTGATGAAGAAGGCGCCATTGGCCGCAGCATGGCCGACGCCCCGGAAATCGACGGCGCGGTCTACCTGAACGGCGAAACCCGCGTTAAGCCGGGCGACGTGGTGCGGGTGAAAGTCGAGCACGCCGACGAATACGACCTGTGGGGAACCCGGGTCTAG
- the gsiD gene encoding glutathione ABC transporter permease GsiD: MRLLNWRRQAALNAMPGIRPGEIHTPWHEFWRRFRRQPVAMGAGIFVLLLIVVAIVAPWIAPYDAENYFDYDRLNEGPSLVHWFGVDSLGRDIFSRVLVGAQISLAAGVLAVLIGAAIGTVLGLLAGYYEGWWDRLIMRLCDVLFAFPGILLAIAVVAVMGSGMANVIIAVAIFSIPAFARLVRGNTLVLKQQTFIESARSIGASDATILFNHILPGTVSSIVVYFTMRIGVSIISAASLSFLGLGAQPPTPEWGAMLNEARADMVMSPHVALFPAVAIFVTVLAFNLLGDGLRDALDPKLKG, translated from the coding sequence GTGCGATTGCTCAACTGGAGAAGGCAGGCGGCGCTGAACGCCATGCCGGGTATCAGACCCGGCGAGATCCATACCCCATGGCATGAGTTCTGGCGGCGCTTTCGTCGCCAGCCGGTAGCGATGGGCGCCGGTATTTTCGTGCTGTTGCTGATTGTGGTAGCCATCGTTGCCCCATGGATAGCGCCGTACGATGCGGAAAATTATTTTGACTATGATCGGCTTAACGAGGGGCCCTCGCTGGTGCACTGGTTCGGTGTCGACTCCCTGGGGCGGGATATTTTCAGCCGGGTGCTGGTCGGGGCGCAGATCTCGCTGGCAGCCGGGGTGCTGGCGGTGCTGATTGGCGCGGCTATCGGCACGGTGCTGGGGCTGCTGGCCGGGTACTATGAGGGCTGGTGGGACCGGCTCATTATGCGACTTTGCGACGTGCTGTTCGCCTTTCCAGGGATCCTGCTGGCGATCGCGGTGGTTGCCGTCATGGGCAGCGGGATGGCCAACGTGATCATCGCCGTGGCGATCTTCTCGATCCCGGCATTCGCCCGTCTGGTGCGCGGCAATACGCTGGTGTTAAAGCAGCAGACCTTTATTGAATCGGCGCGCAGCATCGGCGCCAGCGACGCCACCATCCTCTTCAACCACATCCTGCCGGGGACGGTGTCATCGATCGTGGTTTACTTCACAATGCGTATTGGGGTGTCGATTATTTCGGCGGCCAGCCTGTCTTTTCTCGGCCTTGGCGCGCAGCCGCCCACCCCGGAGTGGGGCGCGATGCTTAACGAGGCGCGGGCGGATATGGTGATGTCCCCGCATGTGGCGCTGTTTCCGGCGGTGGCGATTTTCGTGACCGTGCTGGCGTTTAATCTGCTGGGCGATGGTCTGCGCGATGCGCTGGATCCGAAGTTAAAGGGGTAG
- the gsiC gene encoding glutathione ABC transporter permease GsiC, with product MLNYVIKRLLGLIPTLLIVAVLVFLFVHMLPGDPARLIAGPEADAQVVAMVRQQLGLDQPLHVQFWHYITSVLRGDFGISMASRRPVASEIASRFMPTLWLTLASMSWAVLFGMAAGIAAAVWRNRWPDRLGMALAVSGISFPAFALGMLLMQVFSVELGWLPTVGADSWRHYILPSLTLGAAVAAVMARFTRASFVDVLHEDYMRTARAKGVSETRVVLKHGLRNAMIPVVTMMGLQFGFLLGGSIVVEKVFNWPGLGRLLVDSVEMRDYPVIQAEVLLFSLEFILINLVVDVLYAAINPAIRYK from the coding sequence ATGCTGAATTATGTGATTAAGCGCCTGCTGGGGCTGATCCCCACCCTGCTTATCGTTGCGGTGCTGGTGTTCCTGTTTGTGCATATGCTGCCCGGTGACCCGGCGCGGCTGATTGCCGGACCGGAGGCCGACGCTCAGGTGGTGGCGATGGTGCGCCAGCAGCTGGGGCTTGACCAGCCGCTGCATGTCCAGTTCTGGCACTATATCACCAGCGTACTGCGCGGCGATTTTGGTATTTCCATGGCCTCGCGGCGTCCTGTTGCCAGCGAGATAGCCAGCCGCTTTATGCCCACGCTATGGCTGACGCTGGCCAGCATGAGCTGGGCGGTGCTGTTCGGAATGGCGGCCGGGATCGCGGCCGCGGTGTGGCGTAATCGCTGGCCTGATCGCCTGGGGATGGCGCTGGCGGTGAGCGGTATTTCGTTTCCGGCCTTTGCTCTCGGTATGCTGCTGATGCAGGTGTTTTCTGTCGAGCTGGGCTGGCTGCCGACGGTGGGGGCCGACAGCTGGCGGCACTATATTTTGCCTTCGCTAACCCTTGGCGCGGCGGTGGCGGCGGTCATGGCGCGCTTTACCCGCGCATCGTTCGTCGATGTGCTCCATGAAGACTATATGCGCACCGCGCGGGCGAAAGGAGTGAGCGAAACGCGGGTGGTGCTTAAGCATGGTCTGCGCAATGCGATGATCCCGGTGGTCACCATGATGGGGCTGCAGTTCGGTTTCCTGCTCGGCGGCTCGATCGTCGTGGAGAAGGTCTTCAACTGGCCGGGGCTGGGGCGACTGCTGGTCGATTCGGTAGAAATGCGCGATTACCCGGTGATTCAGGCGGAAGTCCTGCTCTTTTCGCTGGAGTTTATTCTTATCAATTTAGTGGTGGATGTGCTGTACGCGGCCATAAACCCGGCTATCAGGTATAAGTAA
- the gsiB gene encoding glutathione ABC transporter substrate-binding protein GsiB → MTQPVSRKWWLALSIASVLASAPAFAAKDVVVAVGSNFTTLDPYDANDTLSQAVAKSFYQGLFGLDKEMKLQNVLAESYTVSPDGLVYTIKLHSGVKFQDGTDFNAEAVKANLDRASNPDNHLKRYNLYKNIASTEAVDPTTVKITLKQPFSAFINILAHPATAMISPAALKKYGKDIGFHPVGTGPYKLDTWNQTDFVKVSKFEGYWQPGLPKLDSITWRPVVDNNTRAAMLQTGEAQFAFPIPYEQAPLLAKNSKLELVASPSIMQRYISMNVTQKPFDNPKVREAINYAINRQALVKVAFAGYATPATGVVPPSIAYAQTYTAWPYDPAKARQLLKEAGYPDGFSTTLWSSHNHSTAQKVLQFTQQQLAQVGIKAQVTAMDAGQRAAEVEGKGQKESGVRMFYTGWSASTGEADWALSPLFASQNWPPTLFNTAFYSNPQVDKALSEALKTTDPQEKTRLYKEAQDTIWKESPWVPLVVEKLVSAHSKNLTGFYIQPDTGFSFEQADLTQ, encoded by the coding sequence ATGACACAACCTGTTTCACGCAAATGGTGGCTGGCGCTGAGTATCGCGTCAGTGCTGGCGAGCGCGCCCGCTTTTGCCGCCAAAGATGTGGTGGTGGCGGTAGGATCCAACTTCACAACCCTTGATCCCTATGACGCCAACGATACGCTGTCGCAGGCGGTAGCGAAGTCCTTTTATCAAGGCCTGTTCGGCCTTGATAAAGAGATGAAGCTGCAAAACGTCCTCGCCGAGAGCTATACCGTATCGCCGGACGGTCTGGTGTACACCATCAAGCTGCACAGCGGGGTGAAATTCCAGGATGGCACCGACTTTAACGCCGAGGCGGTCAAGGCGAACCTCGACCGCGCAAGCAACCCGGATAACCATCTCAAGCGCTATAACCTGTATAAAAATATCGCCAGCACTGAGGCGGTCGATCCGACCACGGTCAAAATCACCCTGAAGCAGCCGTTCTCGGCGTTTATTAATATTCTTGCCCACCCGGCGACGGCAATGATTTCGCCGGCGGCGCTGAAAAAATATGGCAAGGATATTGGCTTCCATCCGGTGGGTACCGGGCCATATAAGCTCGACACCTGGAACCAGACGGACTTCGTGAAGGTCAGCAAGTTCGAGGGTTACTGGCAGCCGGGCCTGCCGAAGCTGGATTCCATCACCTGGCGTCCGGTGGTGGATAACAACACCCGGGCGGCGATGCTGCAGACCGGCGAAGCGCAGTTTGCCTTCCCGATCCCTTACGAGCAGGCGCCGTTGCTGGCAAAAAACAGCAAACTGGAGCTGGTGGCCAGCCCGTCGATCATGCAGCGCTACATCAGCATGAACGTGACGCAGAAGCCGTTCGATAACCCGAAGGTGCGCGAAGCCATCAACTATGCGATTAACCGTCAGGCGCTGGTCAAGGTGGCGTTTGCCGGATACGCCACCCCGGCAACCGGCGTGGTGCCGCCGTCGATTGCCTACGCCCAGACCTACACCGCCTGGCCCTACGATCCGGCGAAAGCGCGCCAGCTGCTGAAAGAGGCCGGCTATCCTGACGGCTTCAGTACCACGCTATGGTCGTCCCATAACCACAGCACCGCGCAGAAAGTGCTGCAATTCACCCAGCAGCAGCTGGCGCAGGTGGGGATTAAGGCACAGGTGACGGCGATGGACGCCGGTCAGCGGGCGGCGGAAGTGGAAGGCAAAGGGCAGAAAGAGAGCGGGGTACGGATGTTCTATACCGGCTGGTCCGCCTCCACCGGTGAAGCCGACTGGGCGCTGTCGCCGCTGTTCGCCTCACAAAACTGGCCGCCGACGCTGTTTAACACCGCGTTTTACAGCAACCCGCAGGTGGATAAAGCGCTGAGCGAGGCGCTGAAAACCACCGATCCGCAAGAGAAAACCAGACTCTATAAAGAGGCGCAGGATACTATCTGGAAAGAGTCGCCGTGGGTGCCGCTGGTGGTCGAGAAACTGGTCTCCGCCCACAGCAAGAACCTCACCGGTTTCTATATCCAGCCGGATACCGGCTTTAGCTTCGAGCAGGCGGATCTGACGCAGTGA
- the gsiA gene encoding glutathione ABC transporter ATP-binding protein GsiA, producing the protein MPQTHETDTCEVLVVRNLNVAFRQQDAPEVQAVRQLSFSLRRGETLAIVGESGSGKSVTALALMRLLDAASSEVSSEGLWLRRRNRQVIALNEQTDAEMRRVRGADLAMIFQEPMTSLNPVFTIGEQIAESLRLHQGLGREEALRAAKKMLDQVRIPQAEEMLSRYPHQFSGGMRQRVMIAMALSCRPAVLIADEPTTALDVTIQAQILQLIAVLQKEMAMGVIFITHDMGVVADIADRVLVMYRGEAVENGSVEEIFRSPQHPYTQSLLAAVPRLGEMRGRDLPRRFPLPGQPLAESETSDTVAAGEPILQVRDLVVRFPVRGGWLNRVTREVHAVEKVSFDLWPGETLSLVGESGCGKSTTGRALLRLVETQGGNITFDGQRIDTLSGSKLQSLRRNIQFIFQDPYASLDPRQTVGDSIMEPLRVHGLLHGEAARERVAWLLKRVGLQPEHAWRYPHAFSGGQRQRICIARALALNPKVVIADESVSALDVSIRAQIINLMLDLQREMGIAFLFISHDMAVVERISHRVAVMYRGRIVEIGPRRAVFENPQHPYTRKLMAAVPVADPTFRHPQRILLSDDVPGNIYKRGEEIASAPLQQVGPGHFVARESADVLG; encoded by the coding sequence GTGCCGCAAACTCACGAAACGGATACCTGCGAGGTACTGGTGGTGCGCAACCTGAACGTCGCGTTCCGCCAACAGGATGCGCCTGAGGTGCAGGCTGTGCGTCAGCTTTCCTTCAGCCTGCGCCGCGGCGAGACGCTGGCGATAGTGGGCGAGTCCGGTTCGGGAAAATCGGTGACCGCCCTGGCGCTGATGCGCCTGCTCGACGCCGCCAGCAGCGAAGTGAGCAGCGAGGGGCTGTGGCTGCGGCGCCGTAACCGGCAGGTGATTGCGCTCAATGAGCAAACGGACGCCGAGATGCGCCGGGTGCGCGGCGCGGATCTGGCGATGATTTTTCAGGAGCCGATGACCTCGCTGAACCCGGTGTTTACTATCGGCGAACAAATCGCCGAATCCCTGCGCCTGCACCAGGGGCTGGGGCGCGAAGAGGCGCTGCGCGCGGCGAAAAAGATGCTCGACCAGGTGCGTATTCCCCAGGCGGAAGAGATGCTCTCGCGCTATCCGCACCAGTTCTCCGGCGGCATGCGCCAGCGGGTGATGATCGCCATGGCGCTCTCCTGCCGGCCAGCGGTACTGATTGCGGATGAGCCAACCACCGCGCTGGATGTCACCATCCAGGCGCAAATTTTGCAACTCATTGCCGTCCTGCAAAAGGAGATGGCGATGGGAGTGATCTTTATTACCCACGATATGGGCGTAGTGGCCGATATCGCCGATCGGGTGCTGGTGATGTATCGCGGCGAGGCGGTAGAGAACGGCAGCGTTGAGGAGATCTTTCGTTCGCCGCAGCACCCTTATACTCAGTCGCTGCTGGCGGCGGTTCCGCGGCTGGGGGAGATGCGCGGCCGGGATCTGCCGCGCCGTTTTCCGTTGCCGGGCCAGCCGCTGGCGGAGAGCGAAACATCTGACACGGTGGCAGCCGGCGAGCCGATCCTGCAGGTGCGCGACCTGGTCGTCCGTTTTCCGGTGCGCGGCGGGTGGCTCAACCGCGTGACGCGCGAAGTGCATGCGGTGGAGAAGGTCAGTTTTGATCTCTGGCCGGGGGAAACCCTGTCGCTGGTGGGCGAGTCCGGCTGCGGCAAGTCGACCACCGGCCGGGCGCTGCTGCGACTGGTGGAGACCCAGGGGGGGAACATTACCTTCGACGGCCAGCGAATCGATACCCTCTCCGGCAGCAAGCTGCAATCTTTGCGGCGCAATATTCAGTTTATTTTTCAGGATCCTTACGCTTCGCTTGATCCGCGTCAGACGGTCGGTGACTCGATCATGGAACCGCTGCGGGTCCACGGGCTGCTGCACGGCGAGGCGGCGCGCGAGCGGGTTGCCTGGCTGCTGAAGCGGGTGGGGCTGCAGCCGGAGCATGCCTGGCGCTACCCCCACGCCTTTTCCGGCGGCCAGCGGCAGCGGATCTGCATTGCCCGCGCGCTGGCGCTAAATCCGAAGGTAGTGATAGCCGATGAGTCGGTATCGGCGCTGGATGTCTCCATTCGGGCGCAGATAATTAATCTGATGCTCGACCTTCAGCGCGAGATGGGCATCGCGTTTCTGTTTATTTCCCATGATATGGCGGTGGTGGAGCGCATCAGCCACCGCGTGGCGGTGATGTACCGTGGTCGGATTGTCGAAATAGGCCCCCGCCGCGCGGTGTTTGAAAACCCGCAGCACCCCTATACCCGTAAGCTGATGGCTGCCGTACCGGTGGCCGACCCGACCTTTCGTCATCCGCAGCGGATCCTGCTGTCGGATGACGTCCCGGGGAATATCTATAAGCGGGGCGAAGAGATCGCCAGCGCGCCATTGCAGCAGGTAGGGCCGGGCCACTTTGTTGCCCGTGAATCCGCCGATGTGCTGGGCTGA
- the iaaA gene encoding beta-aspartyl-peptidase: MGKAVIAIHGGAGAISRAQMTPEREREYVAALSAIVESGQKMLAAGASALDTVTEAVRLLEECPLFNAGMGAVFTRDQTHELDACVMDGYSLQAGAVAGVKHLRNPVLAARLVLEESPHVLLIGEGAENFAFSRGMARVDNDLFSTPERLLQLQEAKAGGEIILDHHAAPLDERQKMGTVGAVALDLAGNLAAATSTGGMTNKLPGRVGDSPLPGAGCYANNASVAVSCTGTGEVFMRTLAAYDIAALMEYGQLSLYTACERVVMEKLPALGGSGGLIAVDREGNVVLPFNSEGMYRAWCYAGDTPTIGIYRE; encoded by the coding sequence ATGGGCAAGGCGGTAATAGCAATTCATGGCGGCGCAGGGGCGATTTCCCGCGCGCAGATGACGCCGGAGCGGGAGCGGGAGTACGTGGCGGCGCTGTCGGCTATCGTCGAAAGCGGACAGAAAATGTTGGCCGCGGGCGCCAGTGCGCTGGATACCGTGACCGAGGCCGTTCGGCTGCTGGAAGAGTGTCCGCTGTTTAACGCCGGGATGGGCGCGGTATTTACCCGCGATCAAACCCACGAGCTGGACGCCTGCGTGATGGACGGCTATAGCCTGCAGGCGGGGGCGGTGGCCGGGGTCAAACATTTGCGTAATCCGGTGCTGGCGGCGCGTCTGGTACTCGAGGAGAGCCCGCACGTGCTGCTGATTGGCGAGGGCGCGGAAAATTTTGCCTTCTCCCGCGGGATGGCGCGCGTCGATAACGATCTCTTTTCCACCCCCGAGCGACTGCTGCAGCTGCAGGAGGCGAAAGCGGGCGGGGAGATTATCCTCGACCACCACGCCGCTCCGCTTGACGAACGTCAAAAGATGGGCACCGTCGGCGCGGTGGCGCTCGACCTGGCGGGTAACCTGGCGGCGGCGACCTCCACCGGCGGTATGACCAACAAGCTGCCCGGGCGCGTCGGCGACAGCCCGCTGCCGGGCGCGGGGTGCTATGCCAACAATGCCAGCGTGGCGGTCTCCTGCACCGGCACCGGCGAAGTCTTTATGCGTACCCTGGCGGCCTACGACATTGCCGCCCTGATGGAGTATGGTCAGCTGAGTCTTTACACCGCCTGTGAACGAGTGGTAATGGAGAAACTGCCGGCTCTCGGCGGTAGCGGCGGGCTGATTGCCGTCGATCGCGAAGGCAACGTCGTTTTACCGTTTAACAGTGAAGGCATGTACCGCGCCTGGTGCTATGCCGGCGATACGCCGACCATTGGCATTTATCGCGAATAG